One Weissella ceti DNA window includes the following coding sequences:
- the hpt gene encoding hypoxanthine phosphoribosyltransferase — MTQWDMNNDIERVLYSEADIAAAAKRVGEELAADYEGRTPMILSVLKGAVLWTVDVMRHMQYSDVEFIDVSSYHGGIASSGEVELNIDLQTDIKGRDIIIMEDIVDTGRSLKFMIELLESRGAASVKVASLLDKKEGRVVEANVDYVGFDVPKAFVVGYGLDYKQLYRNLPYVGILKREVYDTAHADLVDTADITSEH; from the coding sequence ATGACGCAATGGGACATGAATAACGATATTGAACGTGTACTTTATAGTGAGGCAGATATTGCGGCCGCTGCAAAGCGTGTCGGAGAAGAATTAGCTGCGGATTATGAAGGACGAACACCAATGATCCTTTCAGTATTGAAGGGGGCTGTATTGTGGACAGTTGACGTTATGCGTCACATGCAATACTCAGATGTCGAATTCATCGACGTTTCTAGTTATCACGGTGGAATTGCTTCGTCAGGTGAAGTAGAACTAAACATTGACTTGCAAACTGACATTAAGGGTCGTGACATTATCATCATGGAAGACATCGTCGATACAGGACGTTCATTGAAGTTCATGATTGAATTGTTGGAATCTCGTGGTGCAGCATCAGTTAAGGTTGCCAGCTTGTTGGACAAGAAGGAAGGTCGTGTTGTTGAAGCGAACGTAGATTACGTTGGATTCGATGTACCAAAGGCTTTCGTTGTTGGTTACGGACTTGATTACAAGCAACTTTACCGTAACTTGCCATACGTTGGGATTTTGAAGCGTGAAGTATACGATACTGCGCACGCTGATTTGGTGGATACAGCAGATATTACATCTGAACACTAA
- a CDS encoding putative polysaccharide biosynthesis protein: MGKQKMLAGAGVLAAAGILAKILSALYRVPFQNLVGNTGFYVYQQVYPIYGIGMVMALSGWPLFISKVIAEQPSAVARKHVAWRLFWLLTILSVIVFGVLFFGAPMIAQSMGNDLRLIPEIQAVSWLFLVMPFLAVGRGYTQGMMDMAPTAISQVLEQLVRVGLIIGIAWYGVMQGWSVYKIGTWAMFAATAAGLVAALYLAWYIRRLPKQTVVEETSKLGWRQLGGRLWREGGILAIVAALLVLMQLIDSFTVTTLLQDFGQTIDQAAIEKGIYDRGQPLLQLGMVIATGLGTTLIPVMREKWLAQNHDGLRYDFQLTMRLALVSSALVTAGLIAIMPSLNQMLFATPAGSNTLQWYILTIVPATLIVVMISILQSIDQSHGIAKWLVLTLLFKYVGNELFIPTSGTTGAAISTAFSLVPMAIIVLRRIPKIWWQGMDWSRWTRHLLSLVMVVGFSAMAARSLLHAMGFGSRSMSVMVTMISIAVGLIAAFVGMRRWPVFAPTDWKHIPKGEKIQKKLQK, from the coding sequence ATGGGAAAACAAAAAATGTTGGCTGGGGCAGGTGTCTTAGCGGCAGCTGGAATCTTAGCCAAAATTTTAAGTGCCCTATACCGGGTTCCTTTTCAAAATTTAGTTGGTAATACTGGGTTTTACGTCTACCAACAAGTCTATCCAATTTATGGTATTGGAATGGTCATGGCCCTAAGCGGGTGGCCATTGTTTATATCAAAGGTAATTGCAGAACAACCTAGTGCAGTAGCACGAAAACATGTTGCCTGGCGCTTGTTTTGGTTGTTGACTATCTTAAGTGTTATTGTGTTTGGCGTGTTATTTTTCGGAGCACCGATGATTGCCCAATCGATGGGGAATGACTTACGTCTAATACCAGAAATTCAAGCCGTATCGTGGTTGTTTTTGGTCATGCCATTCTTGGCGGTGGGCCGTGGTTATACCCAAGGTATGATGGATATGGCACCAACTGCGATTTCGCAAGTCTTAGAGCAATTAGTTCGGGTTGGCTTAATCATTGGAATTGCCTGGTATGGTGTCATGCAAGGTTGGTCCGTTTATAAAATTGGTACTTGGGCAATGTTCGCCGCTACTGCGGCAGGATTAGTCGCTGCACTATATCTAGCTTGGTACATTCGTCGTCTACCGAAACAAACGGTGGTTGAAGAAACAAGCAAGTTAGGTTGGCGTCAATTAGGTGGTCGCCTTTGGCGTGAAGGTGGCATTTTAGCGATCGTGGCGGCATTATTAGTGCTGATGCAATTGATTGATTCATTCACCGTAACAACGCTCTTACAAGATTTTGGTCAAACAATTGACCAAGCTGCAATTGAAAAAGGAATTTATGATCGTGGACAACCATTACTACAATTAGGTATGGTAATTGCGACAGGATTAGGAACAACGTTGATTCCGGTGATGCGTGAAAAATGGTTAGCGCAAAATCATGATGGACTCCGTTATGATTTCCAATTAACGATGCGACTAGCCTTAGTAAGTAGTGCTTTAGTTACTGCTGGATTGATTGCAATTATGCCAAGTTTGAACCAAATGTTATTTGCAACACCTGCAGGTAGCAATACGCTGCAGTGGTACATTTTGACGATTGTACCTGCAACACTGATTGTGGTGATGATTAGTATTCTGCAAAGTATCGATCAAAGTCATGGCATTGCGAAGTGGTTAGTTCTAACGCTCTTGTTTAAGTATGTTGGGAATGAATTGTTTATCCCAACTTCGGGTACGACCGGTGCGGCGATTAGTACAGCCTTTAGTCTGGTGCCGATGGCGATCATCGTGTTACGGCGTATTCCAAAAATATGGTGGCAGGGGATGGATTGGTCCCGTTGGACGCGTCATCTGTTATCATTAGTTATGGTTGTTGGCTTCAGTGCCATGGCAGCCCGTAGCTTGTTACACGCTATGGGATTCGGATCACGAAGTATGAGTGTGATGGTAACCATGATTAGTATTGCCGTTGGATTGATTGCTGCATTCGTCGGGATGCGTCGTTGGCCAGTATTTGCACCAACGGACTGGAAGCATATTCCTAAGGGTGAGAAGATTCAAAAGAAGCTCCAAAAATAA
- a CDS encoding FtsB family cell division protein has product MAYMNRQTNIQALNDAGRNEIAFRQQELAYQRAIHRRRIVICGLTMLVFTIVSMVQYHGQYVKYTAAVQSNAQMQKNLEKAEADNKQYVQTAKDLQKDDYLQKVVRERHLYTKDGETVFNLPTN; this is encoded by the coding sequence ATGGCATACATGAACAGACAAACGAATATCCAAGCCTTAAATGATGCTGGACGTAATGAAATTGCATTTCGTCAACAAGAGTTGGCGTACCAACGTGCAATTCATCGTCGTCGTATCGTCATCTGCGGACTAACAATGTTGGTGTTCACCATTGTTTCTATGGTTCAATACCATGGCCAATATGTGAAATACACAGCAGCCGTTCAAAGTAACGCACAAATGCAAAAAAACTTAGAGAAGGCGGAAGCCGATAATAAGCAATACGTGCAGACTGCTAAAGATTTGCAAAAGGACGACTATTTGCAAAAGGTTGTACGTGAACGTCATTTGTACACTAAGGATGGCGAAACGGTATTTAACTTACCAACTAACTAA
- a CDS encoding RNA-binding S4 domain-containing protein, with protein sequence MRLDKFLKVSRLIKRRTVAKEISDQGRIDINGKVAKSSSDVKVGDTLTIRFGNKTSEIQIDRIMDVTKKDEAERMYTIQGETFATESAE encoded by the coding sequence ATGCGTTTAGATAAGTTTTTGAAGGTGTCACGTTTGATTAAGCGTCGTACAGTGGCAAAGGAAATTTCAGACCAAGGTCGTATTGATATCAATGGTAAGGTAGCCAAGTCATCAAGCGATGTTAAGGTTGGAGATACATTAACAATCCGTTTTGGAAACAAGACAAGTGAAATTCAAATTGACCGTATTATGGATGTCACTAAGAAGGATGAAGCAGAACGTATGTACACAATTCAAGGTGAAACATTCGCGACAGAATCTGCAGAATAA
- a CDS encoding Hsp33 family molecular chaperone HslO yields the protein MTDKLIRAVTNDGAFRAIAIDATEMVQVTSKYHSASTLGLVVLGRALIGGLLLANALLKDKERLVMTINGGGPVGKVVVETSAEGHVRGYVENPTVELPLKADGQVDVAGAVGTNGFLTITKDMGEDMAPFSGQVQLATGEIGDDIAYYLAKSEQIPSAVALTVDVTEAGVSVAGGFMVSALPDATEDDIMGLEGELQNLPSMSDILGANHEPMDALKGLFGDDAVKLLDTMPVVPYPETTKMDYTKMLATLPVSQLTEMLENDHGLEVVDRFTGRRIQFSEAELAAIIEQVNAQ from the coding sequence ATGACAGATAAGTTGATTCGTGCCGTGACAAATGATGGAGCCTTCCGTGCCATTGCAATTGATGCAACAGAAATGGTGCAAGTAACAAGTAAGTATCACTCAGCATCAACCCTTGGCTTGGTTGTTTTGGGGCGTGCTTTGATTGGTGGGCTATTGCTAGCCAATGCTTTGTTGAAGGACAAGGAACGCTTGGTAATGACTATTAACGGTGGTGGTCCAGTTGGTAAGGTTGTTGTTGAAACGTCTGCCGAAGGACATGTCCGTGGTTATGTCGAAAACCCAACGGTTGAATTGCCGCTTAAGGCTGATGGTCAAGTCGACGTCGCTGGTGCCGTTGGAACAAACGGATTTTTGACAATTACTAAAGACATGGGCGAAGATATGGCACCATTCAGTGGACAAGTGCAATTGGCGACTGGTGAAATTGGTGATGACATTGCCTACTACTTAGCTAAGTCAGAACAAATCCCTTCAGCAGTTGCATTGACAGTTGATGTTACTGAAGCGGGTGTATCTGTTGCCGGTGGATTTATGGTTTCAGCATTACCTGATGCAACAGAAGACGACATCATGGGCTTGGAAGGTGAGTTGCAAAACCTACCATCAATGAGCGACATCTTGGGTGCAAATCACGAACCAATGGATGCACTTAAGGGATTGTTTGGTGATGACGCAGTGAAGTTGTTGGACACAATGCCGGTTGTGCCATACCCAGAAACAACTAAGATGGACTACACAAAGATGTTGGCAACATTGCCAGTTTCGCAATTAACAGAAATGCTAGAAAACGATCATGGGCTAGAAGTAGTTGACCGTTTTACTGGCCGTCGCATTCAATTTAGCGAAGCTGAATTGGCAGCAATCATTGAACAAGTGAACGCACAATAG
- the lysS gene encoding lysine--tRNA ligase has translation MANQPESLNDQMIARREKAEEMRQAGIDPFGHRFERTHTAAELHELFDDVDAEVLEEAQNRVKISGRMMTKRRSGKISFADIKDLSGRIQVFVQKPVVGEEAYEWFKKSDLGDIIGFEGTVMKTRAGELSINVEVITHLSKALRPLPDKYHGLTDVETKYRQRYLDLIANEESYDRFIKRSQIIAAIRSYMNQDGFIEVETPMLQNEAGGASARPFTTHHNALDIDMYLRIALELHLKRLVVGGMERVYEIGRVFRNEGMDPKHNPEFTVMESYAAYWDFDDVMTQTEEIFRAASKVVSEDAKVVYNDVEIDLGKPFARKHMVDLVKEATGIDFWQEMTLEEARALADEKEVKYEQYWGIGHIINEFFEEFVEDTLIQPTFVYGHPVEVSPLAKKNPEDGRFTDRFELFIMAGEYANAFTELNDPIDQRERFEAQAAERAAGNDEAEGVDDDFIEALEYGLAPTGGLGIGIDRLVMLLTDADSIRDVLLFPTMR, from the coding sequence ATGGCAAACCAACCAGAGTCACTTAACGATCAAATGATTGCTCGTCGTGAGAAAGCAGAAGAAATGCGCCAAGCAGGGATTGATCCCTTTGGACACCGTTTCGAACGCACACACACGGCAGCTGAACTACACGAACTATTCGATGACGTCGATGCAGAAGTTTTGGAAGAAGCACAAAACCGTGTGAAGATTTCAGGACGTATGATGACTAAGCGTCGTTCAGGAAAGATTAGTTTCGCGGACATTAAGGACCTTTCAGGTCGTATCCAAGTGTTCGTTCAAAAGCCAGTTGTTGGTGAAGAAGCCTACGAATGGTTCAAGAAGTCTGACTTGGGAGACATTATTGGATTCGAAGGTACAGTTATGAAGACTCGTGCCGGAGAACTTTCAATTAACGTTGAAGTGATTACACACTTGTCAAAGGCTTTGCGTCCATTGCCTGATAAGTACCACGGTTTGACAGACGTTGAAACAAAGTACCGTCAACGTTACTTGGACTTGATTGCTAACGAAGAATCATACGACCGCTTTATTAAGCGTTCACAAATCATCGCAGCCATCCGTTCATACATGAACCAAGATGGTTTCATTGAAGTGGAAACACCAATGTTGCAAAATGAAGCTGGTGGAGCATCAGCTCGTCCATTTACAACTCACCACAACGCGTTGGACATCGACATGTACCTACGTATCGCTTTGGAACTACACTTGAAGCGTTTGGTTGTTGGAGGGATGGAACGTGTCTACGAAATTGGACGTGTATTCCGTAACGAAGGTATGGACCCTAAGCACAACCCAGAATTTACTGTTATGGAATCATATGCAGCATACTGGGACTTTGACGACGTTATGACACAAACTGAAGAAATTTTCCGTGCAGCTTCAAAGGTTGTTTCAGAAGATGCTAAGGTTGTGTACAACGATGTTGAAATTGATCTAGGAAAGCCATTTGCTCGTAAGCACATGGTTGACTTGGTTAAGGAAGCAACTGGAATTGACTTCTGGCAAGAAATGACGCTTGAAGAAGCACGTGCATTGGCAGATGAAAAGGAAGTTAAGTACGAACAATACTGGGGAATTGGACACATCATCAATGAATTCTTCGAAGAATTCGTTGAAGACACATTGATTCAACCTACATTCGTGTACGGACATCCAGTTGAAGTGTCACCATTAGCTAAGAAGAACCCTGAAGACGGTCGTTTCACTGATCGTTTTGAATTGTTCATTATGGCTGGTGAATACGCAAACGCCTTTACTGAATTGAATGACCCAATTGACCAACGTGAACGTTTCGAAGCGCAAGCTGCAGAACGTGCCGCTGGTAACGACGAAGCCGAAGGTGTCGACGATGACTTTATCGAAGCGCTTGAATACGGTTTGGCACCTACTGGTGGATTGGGAATCGGAATTGACCGTCTAGTTATGTTGTTGACTGACGCAGATTCAATCCGTGACGTTTTGTTGTTCCCAACAATGCGTTAA
- the tilS gene encoding tRNA lysidine(34) synthetase TilS, with protein sequence MQTRVLNANLIQSLRQKQLFNKDDHVLVAVSGGEDSLNLLHWLTSGKLPVDVQPTVSAAYINHQLRADSADEEAFVQRVFENTHNLEQCLTQRLSWDEQPTAALEELARKGRYDALIEMANQIGANILVTAHHEDDQAETILYKLIRGSRLSQLQGMQEKMPLSENLTLVRPFLGLTKENIRTLNNHEVLDWVSDSSNEDVSFARNRLRHVILPEMAQVNTQVNRHLIELGDQLAGQQALLVPVLDDYVLKIQKGQFDWQLPVESCILILQHWLASNEMFDISDRQLRQVVTLMRNQSTNNGVVMLSGGRKFVRRGTLLTITEN encoded by the coding sequence ATGCAAACACGCGTGTTGAATGCTAATTTAATCCAGTCGTTACGCCAAAAACAGTTATTTAATAAAGATGATCATGTTTTAGTCGCTGTATCAGGTGGCGAAGATTCACTGAACTTACTCCATTGGTTAACAAGCGGCAAGTTACCTGTGGATGTACAACCCACAGTGAGTGCGGCGTATATTAATCATCAATTACGTGCGGATTCAGCAGATGAAGAAGCATTTGTTCAGCGCGTGTTTGAGAATACGCATAATTTAGAACAGTGCTTAACGCAACGTTTGAGTTGGGACGAACAACCAACTGCAGCATTAGAGGAACTGGCACGAAAAGGACGCTATGACGCATTGATTGAAATGGCTAATCAGATTGGTGCGAATATTTTGGTGACAGCACATCACGAAGATGATCAAGCCGAAACGATTTTATATAAGTTGATTCGGGGCAGTCGCTTATCTCAATTGCAGGGGATGCAAGAGAAGATGCCGTTGTCTGAAAATCTGACGTTAGTACGTCCGTTTTTAGGGCTAACTAAAGAAAATATCCGTACACTTAATAACCATGAAGTGCTTGATTGGGTATCTGATTCTTCCAATGAGGATGTGAGCTTTGCTCGTAATCGACTACGACATGTCATTTTGCCAGAAATGGCGCAAGTAAATACACAAGTGAATCGACATTTGATTGAGTTGGGTGACCAATTAGCGGGCCAACAAGCATTATTAGTACCGGTGCTCGATGATTATGTGCTAAAAATCCAAAAGGGACAGTTTGATTGGCAATTGCCAGTTGAAAGTTGTATTTTGATTTTGCAACATTGGCTAGCGTCTAATGAGATGTTTGATATTAGTGATCGTCAACTCCGCCAGGTGGTCACGTTAATGCGTAATCAGAGTACGAACAACGGGGTTGTCATGCTAAGTGGTGGCCGAAAATTCGTCCGTCGAGGAACGTTGTTGACAATTACGGAGAATTGA
- the ftsH gene encoding ATP-dependent zinc metalloprotease FtsH produces the protein MKNPQGSGNFVRNSVFYVVVVLGLLGLVYWVAGPNQATQTQTINTSTFMTQLQDKKVKSISVQPGAGIFEVSGEYYEEQEPEKKDKKNESNALGSLLGEKQNSKVKKFTTQIVGSDQVISNVQNEADKVKTEVTALPEPSNFLGSLLMSMLPILIIVGLFYVMFGQMAQGGGGQGGRGNIMGVGKSKAKPADPADNKVRFSDVAGAEEEKQELVEVVEFLRDTTKYTKLGARVPAGVLLEGPPGTGKTLLAKAVAGEAQVPFFSISGSDFVEMFVGVGASRVRDLFENAKKVAPAIIFIDEIDAVGRKRGAGTGGGNDEREQTLNQMLVEMDGFSGNEGVIVMAATNRADVLDPALLRPGRFDRKILVGRPDVKGREAILKVHAKNKPLANDVDLKMIAKQTPGFVGADLENLLNEAALLAARQNHTEINAADVDEAEDRVIAGPAKKDRVVSAKEREVVAYHEAGHAIVGLVLNDARVVHKVTIVPRGRAGGYAIMLPREDQMLLSASDANDQIAGLMGGRAAEMFKWKQQSSGASNDFEQATQLARAMVTEYGMSEKLGMVQLEGPNTPMMGVNYSQDTASMIDSEVRDLTAKGYNNAISIVAQYEDKFDAIAQALLEHETLDEKEILSLFETGKMPESKEVKSDDEVVPMSYDEAKAAANEKLVEAEEESKKAHENESGEAIEPENTDVMPDADKNRDDI, from the coding sequence ATGAAGAATCCACAAGGTAGTGGCAATTTTGTGCGTAATAGTGTGTTTTATGTGGTAGTTGTCTTAGGCCTATTGGGACTTGTGTACTGGGTTGCTGGTCCAAACCAAGCGACACAAACACAGACGATTAACACGTCAACATTTATGACGCAATTGCAAGACAAGAAGGTTAAGAGCATTAGTGTCCAACCAGGAGCAGGGATTTTTGAAGTTTCTGGTGAATACTATGAAGAGCAAGAACCTGAAAAGAAAGACAAGAAGAACGAAAGCAATGCTTTGGGAAGCTTGTTAGGCGAAAAGCAAAACAGCAAGGTTAAGAAGTTCACGACACAAATCGTGGGTAGCGACCAAGTGATTTCAAACGTCCAAAATGAAGCAGATAAGGTGAAGACTGAAGTGACAGCCTTGCCAGAACCATCTAACTTCCTTGGATCACTATTGATGTCAATGTTGCCTATCTTGATTATTGTTGGTTTGTTCTACGTGATGTTTGGACAAATGGCACAAGGTGGTGGTGGTCAAGGTGGCCGCGGTAACATCATGGGTGTTGGTAAGTCAAAGGCTAAGCCTGCAGACCCAGCCGACAACAAAGTGCGCTTCTCTGACGTTGCGGGAGCCGAAGAAGAAAAGCAAGAATTGGTGGAAGTCGTTGAATTCCTACGTGATACAACGAAGTACACAAAGCTTGGTGCACGTGTGCCAGCGGGTGTTTTGCTTGAGGGACCTCCCGGAACAGGTAAGACTTTGCTAGCGAAGGCTGTTGCTGGTGAAGCACAAGTACCATTCTTCTCAATTTCAGGATCTGACTTCGTCGAAATGTTCGTCGGAGTTGGAGCAAGTCGTGTCCGTGACTTGTTTGAAAATGCTAAGAAGGTTGCCCCTGCGATTATCTTTATCGATGAAATCGATGCGGTTGGTCGTAAGCGTGGAGCCGGTACTGGTGGTGGAAACGATGAACGTGAACAAACATTGAACCAAATGTTGGTTGAAATGGACGGATTCTCAGGTAATGAAGGAGTCATCGTGATGGCTGCTACTAACCGTGCGGATGTTTTGGACCCAGCTTTGCTACGTCCAGGTCGTTTCGATCGTAAGATTTTGGTTGGTCGTCCTGATGTTAAGGGTCGTGAAGCAATCTTGAAGGTGCACGCTAAGAACAAGCCATTGGCTAACGACGTGGATTTGAAGATGATTGCCAAGCAAACACCTGGCTTCGTCGGAGCTGACTTGGAAAACTTGTTGAATGAAGCTGCGCTTTTGGCTGCTCGCCAAAACCACACTGAAATCAACGCAGCTGATGTTGATGAAGCGGAAGACCGTGTTATCGCTGGTCCAGCCAAGAAGGATCGTGTTGTTTCTGCTAAGGAACGTGAAGTCGTTGCTTACCACGAAGCTGGACACGCCATTGTTGGTTTGGTCTTGAACGATGCTCGTGTTGTGCACAAGGTGACAATTGTCCCTCGTGGACGCGCTGGTGGTTACGCAATCATGTTGCCACGTGAAGATCAAATGTTGCTATCTGCTTCAGATGCAAATGATCAAATCGCTGGTTTGATGGGTGGACGTGCTGCCGAAATGTTCAAGTGGAAGCAACAATCATCAGGGGCTTCTAATGACTTTGAACAAGCAACACAATTGGCTCGTGCCATGGTTACTGAGTACGGAATGTCTGAAAAGTTGGGAATGGTTCAACTTGAAGGGCCTAACACGCCTATGATGGGTGTAAACTACTCACAAGACACTGCATCAATGATTGATTCAGAAGTGCGTGACTTGACTGCCAAGGGATACAACAACGCCATCTCAATTGTGGCGCAATACGAAGATAAGTTTGATGCAATTGCGCAAGCATTGCTTGAACACGAAACTTTGGATGAAAAGGAAATCTTGAGCTTGTTTGAAACAGGTAAGATGCCCGAATCAAAAGAAGTGAAGTCTGACGATGAAGTTGTACCAATGAGCTATGATGAAGCTAAAGCTGCAGCAAACGAAAAGTTGGTTGAAGCTGAAGAAGAATCAAAGAAAGCACATGAAAATGAATCTGGTGAAGCAATTGAACCAGAAAATACTGATGTGATGCCAGATGCGGACAAGAACCGCGATGATATCTAA